The nucleotide sequence GCATATTTGCCGAGTTTATGGGCCAGATACGTGACAAGCATAAATGTGGTTATACCAAAGCCAAGGATCTCCATTAACCCCAGGTAGAGAACCAGAACCAAAAACAATCCTGCGACGGGAAGCACATCCTGCCGCCGCAGCACAGAGGTTGTCGTATTCTTCTCACCTAAGGATTGAATAAGCAAGATAATGCTAAGAACAGCAAGAACAACACCTAACCCCAAAGGAAGGATCCCCGGCCCGAAATCCACACCCGGCATGCTCTTGGGCATTTGTCTCGCTTGGACAATGATAAAGATTGATAAAATCAGAAAAGTAATTCCTATTTTAAAATCTGTCTTTTTGGCAAACGGAATCTTTCCGGTCATCTTCTTGTCGTCAACTTCGGCGATACTATTCTCACCCATTCCCTTCCTCCTTTAACGCTCACTATGCGGGCACTTGTTCTAATACTATCTTTCACGTTCCTTAAAACAAGCGCCTACAGTCAGATACTAAGTGCTTCATTGAACGAAGCACTTAGTTTATGGGACCTCATCTCTCAGTATCGGA is from Desulfitobacterium chlororespirans DSM 11544 and encodes:
- a CDS encoding tripartite tricarboxylate transporter TctB family protein produces the protein MGENSIAEVDDKKMTGKIPFAKKTDFKIGITFLILSIFIIVQARQMPKSMPGVDFGPGILPLGLGVVLAVLSIILLIQSLGEKNTTTSVLRRQDVLPVAGLFLVLVLYLGLMEILGFGITTFMLVTYLAHKLGKYALWKCALLGAITGVLIVYLFRTLLDLPLPIGFLGF